In Trichoderma asperellum chromosome 1, complete sequence, a single window of DNA contains:
- a CDS encoding uncharacterized protein (EggNog:ENOG41), producing MSPPEQLPSSKYNNVELVPWDPDSDAHGQRLYEQRVACTWDEDLIDEWRAKVREGKKFLYWIKLSDDLAGKDDLMAKHIAKYPAEKEALIDSATTLANSPRTPTPISFLPIGHIALDLYPDRNTRFSLPQSTVWVKSLYISRTMQSGGFGRSAMHQIEHLATLPPLSATTMALDTATKEYQTRPDCLAFYAKMTGRKVEAKDFRSNEEWYVRQGYEAIARDDRAYTWVDPKTAVQEVIPCVFLKKDIV from the exons atgtctcCTCCGGAACAGTTACCGTCCTCAAAATACAACAACGTCGAGCTCGTTCCCTGGGATCCCGACAGCGACGCCCATGGCCAGCGGTTATACGAGCAGCGCGTGGCTTGCACGTGGGATGAGGATCTAATTGACGAGTGGAGGGCAAAAGTGCGAGAGGGCAAGAAGTTTCTGTATTGGATT AAACTCAGCGATGATCTTGCCGGAAAGGATGACTTGATGGCGAAGCACATTGCAAAATATCCGGCA gaaaaagaagCCCTCATCGATTCAGCCACTACTCTCGCCAACTCACCAAGAACACCAACTCCAATATCCTTCCTCCCAATCGGCCACATCGCCCTCGATCTCTATCCAGACCGAAACACGCGATTCTCACTCCCCCAATCCACAGTATGGGTCAAATCACTCTACATTTCACG GACGATGCAATCCGGCGGCTTCGGCCGCTCAGCAATGCACCAAATCGAGCATCTGGCCACGCTCCCGCCTCTCAGCGCCACGACCATGGCTCTCGACACTGCGACAAAGGAGTATCAGACACGGCCGGACTGCCTGGCCTTTTACGCCAAGATGACTGGGCGAAAGGTCGAGGCCAAGGATTTCAGATCCAACGAGGAGTGGTATGTGCGGCAGGGGTACGAGGCTATTGCGCGGGATGATCGGGCGTATACGTGGGTGGATCCGAAGACGGCGGTGCAGGAGGTGATTCCGTGCGTGTTTTTGAAAAAGGACATTGTTTGA
- a CDS encoding uncharacterized protein (EggNog:ENOG41), with protein MASIADRIKDRTLRRAYTGRITRSRAAQKQQNIQASRNRQNSKKRSTVGDDEDEDEDEDGDDSGDDSHKDDSQSSPKKPVALRRCDFCLRDPIGKQMCKQRYCDYSKGWKGNFIECSNCADYRSQNPGSDHKCKPPQINNVWRKYGVDDPMGYQPPACDQCLNTKLADQCNVDSTLGYNCTATKACREGKCTVNGKEMEARPKTRVDVARWIRAECHVCHNKTKKGTTTSGCSWLKDRATWDRACSYCEAHNLTCLRGGRVVANPQSLTLPRAWAANLQVFDRGFVECKRSNPDRRYCKRCRQDEHDHCRADASSFFYSCNRCAQLGVDCIDAEDDTSYPIFDLSRVGVGGFLPFMECECCRKSGRNCDLQRPCDSCVKHGDKCDDWRGDTAKYCIKGRLDPPPGPLYYLALGYGAGGVDDPKDGSAVEHWVGPATNMYGLPEIQNRNFIATMGVQLRSMLRPPGAPPHGDAAQGGCVNGRASEITREQIVAWIKDRWPQAVPMNEIGHYRERVEAVQQKMRELRQGKIVSALFSDFPGYGSGDEEDDDGGNDGASNTNADSLCIRTKSTDGDDDNERNRSVSAHGDNGDAGTPDWLSEFINSAMIDDGVVSPPFECSTLPGQGQFGFDAAAPFSQMAANLQFSPFEVSGIDPSLYLMDIDRDLDTYESMQLDSRDLSAIEDIEFIDHNPLTITQEAMILPRLKPAIPTLYSLFPGCPTQIESPFYNVLGLIPEDVRPFEQDGDWTCSETNCSNPTSLDSVCQCLLHGADFATVCNDCSEQSARDLTSSLLTKAQILAMRAYLCPGCTAQVSQSVGEVARRRTVGAVNIWGDCSDSYYTKTELELETRFGRINFRGAARPMTGCSCATKLLAQRLCGRHRSLHGRLLVEQVARMREWCVQHLGGNVCPGCLVDKSAYEANRSMDLADLLSETTPKAWACLACGDWVVNQKSAGLVPGWEQWCPPRMED; from the coding sequence ATGGCCAGTATTGCAGACAGAATCAAGGATAGGACCTTGCGAAGAGCGTATACTGGCCGGATAACTCGCAGTCGAGCCGCCCAGAAGCAACAAAATATACAAGCCTCACGTAATCGGCAAAATTCAAAGAAAAGGAGCACAGTCggtgacgatgaagacgaagacgaagacgaagacggaGATGACAGTGGAGATGACAGTCACAAAGACGACAGCCAGTCCTCTCCAAAGAAACCTGTAGCATTAAGAAGATGTGATTTCTGCCTCCGTGATCCCATAGGCAAACAAATGTGCAAACAGAGATACTGCGACTATTCCAAGGGGTGGAAAGGAAACTTCATCGAATGCTCCAACTGCGCTGACTACCGCTCGCAGAATCCGGGCTCCGACCACAAGTGCAAGCCTCCTCAGATCAACAATGTCTGGCGCAAGTACGGCGTTGACGATCCCATGGGCTACCAGCCACCTGCCTGCGATCAATGCCTCAACACCAAACTGGCCGACCAATGCAATGTTGATTCCACCCTTGGCTACAACTGCACGGCGACAAAAGCCTGCAGAGAGGGGAAATGCACGGTCAACGGAAAGGAGATGGAAGCTCGACCCAAAACGCGAGTTGACGTTGCTCGATGGATACGTGCCGAGTGCCATGTTTGTCATAACAAGACGAAGAAAGGTACCACGACTTCCGGATGCAGCTGGCTCAAGGACCGCGCAACCTGGGACCGGGCTTGTTCATATTGCGAGGCTCATAATCTGACATGTCTCCGCGGTGGACGTGTTGTTGCCAATCCGCAAAGTCTGACTCTGCCGAGGGCTTGGGCCGCCAATCTTCAGGTGTTTGATCGGGGCTTTGTCGAGTGCAAAAGGAGCAACCCAGACCGCCGCTATTGCAAGAGATGTCGACAAGATGAACACGACCACTGCCGCGCCGATGCCAGTTCCTTCTTCTATAGCTGCAATCGCTGTGCCCAGCTGGGCGTGGACTGTATCGACGCCGAGGACGATACGTCGTATCCCATCTTCGACTTGTCCAGAGTCGGTGTTGGGGGTTTCCTGCCCTTTATGGAATGCGAATGCTGCAGAAAATCAGGGAGGAACTGCGATCTTCAGCGGCCGTGTGATTCATGCGTCAAGCACGGGGACAAGTGTGATGATTGGAGAGGAGACACGGCGAAATATTGTATCAAAGGGCGGTTGGACCCTCCCCCTGGACCTCTTTACTATCTCGCGCTGGGATATGGTGCTGGGGGAGTTGATGACCCCAAGGACGGATCTGCCGTTGAACACTGGGTAGGTCCGGCCACAAACATGTACGGCCTCCCCGAGATTCAGAACAGAAACTTCATCGCCACGATGGGCGTTCAGCTACGATCTATGCTGCGGCCGCCGGGAGCGCCGCCGCACGGTGATGCAGCTCAGGGGGGTTGTGTAAATGGCCGAGCAAGCGAGATAACTCGAGAGCAGATTGTGGCGTGGATCAAGGATCGCTGGCCTCAGGCTGTGCCAATGAATGAGATTGGGCATTATCGAGAGCGTGTAGAGGCCGTGCAGCAGAAGATGCGGGAACTTCGGCAGGGGAAGATTGTTTCGGCTCTTTTTTCAGATTTTCCTGGCTACGGCAGTggtgacgaggaagacgatgatggagGCAACGATGGAGCGAGCAACACCAATGCCGACAGTCTCTGTATCCGAACAAAATCTactgatggtgatgatgataatgagcGTAATCGTTCTGTGAGTGCTCATGGCGATAATGGCGACGCCGGTACCCCTGACTGGCTGTCAGAGTTTATAAACTCGGCCATGATTGACGATGGAGTCGTTTCACCTCCATTCGAGTGTTCCACGTTGCCTGGACAGGGCCAGTTTGGCTTTGACGCTGCAGCTCCTTTCAGCCAGATGGCTGCAAACTTGCAATTCAGCCCGTTTGAAGTTTCCGGTATAGATCCCAGCCTCTATCTGATGGATATAGATCGAGATTTGGATACATATGAGTCTATGCAGCTTGATTCTCGAGATTTATCAGCAATAGAAGATATAGAATTTATCGATCATAACCCGCTTACCATTACGCAAGAAGCCATGATTTTGCCGCGCTTGAAGCCAGCAATACCCACCTTGTACAGTCTCTTCCCGGGCTGTCCAACACAGATCGAGTCTCCCTTTTACAATGTCCTGGGCCTCATCCCAGAGGACGTCAGGCCCTTTGAACAAGACGGCGACTGGACCTGTTCCGAAACGAATTGCAGCAATCCCACCTCTCTGGACTCTGTCTGCCAATGTCTCCTGCACGGAGCCGACTTTGCAACCGTCTGCAACGACTGCAGCGAGCAGAGTGCTCGTGATCTAACCAGCAGTCTCCTCACCAAGGCGCAGATACTGGCAATGCGCGCATATCTCTGCCCCGGCTGCACAGCCCAGGTCAGCCAGAGCGTGGGCGAGGTCGCCAGGCGCAGAACCGTCGGCGCAGTCAACATCTGGGGCGACTGCAGCGACAGCTACTACACAAAGACGGAGCTCGAGCTCGAGACGCGCTTTGGCAGGATCAACTTCAGGGGCGCGGCCAGACCCATGACGGGATGCTCCTGCGCAACAAAGCTGCTCGCCCAGCGGCTCTGCGGCCGGCATCGCAGCTTGCATGGCCGTTTGCTCGTGGAGCAGGTTGCGAGGATGCGCGAGTGGTGTGTGCAGCACCTCGGCGGCAATGTCTGTCCGGGCTGCCTCGTTGACAAGTCGGCGTATGAGGCGAACCGGTCGATGGATCTGGCAGATTTGCTGTCCGAGACGACTCCCAAGGCGTGGGCGTGCCTTGCCTGTGGCGATTGGGTCGTGAACCAGAAGAGTGCAGGGCTTGTGCCGGGTTGGGAGCAGTGGTGTCCGCCGAGGATGGAGGATTAG
- a CDS encoding uncharacterized protein (EggNog:ENOG41): MRPPAIFPLSCRHIHIPSNKRNSFSTMGGSSTLQNFTPKNIYIIGAQCTGKTSLVNALENAFREPFSSTTPAIVKEVARSVLKIHGFTASDITSDPGRCLQLQTLILEAQFNKEREALTKNDWIISDRSGLDPIIYASRHIGSEAVELMISSEYWKELRDRMSESLVFVCETVEAWLVSDGVRLMPRDLQDWTEYDDEFCRMLDSAGVRYRIIPRSMQNLEDRVAYVWSEWKKAYTP, from the coding sequence ATGCGCCCCCCCGCCATTTTCCCTCTGTCGTGTAGgcatatacatatacctAGTAATAAAAGGAACTCTTTCAGCACCATGGGAGGCTCTAGCACGCTGCAAAACTTCACCCCAAAGAACATCTACATCATCGGCGCTCAATGCACAGGCAAAACTTCACTCGTCAACGCCTTGGAAAATGCTTTTCGGGAGCCATTCAGCTCCACAACCCCCGCCATCGTTAAAGAGGTGGCGCGTTCAGTGTTAAAAATTCATGGATTTACAGCCAGTGATATCACCTCGGATCCGGGCCGGTGCCTGCAGTTGCAGACACTCATATTGGAAGCCCAGTTCAATAAGGAGCGAGAGGCCCTAACCAAGAACGATTGGATCATATCGGATCGTTCTGGACTGGATCCCATCATATACGCGTCTCGTCATATTGGAAGCGAAGCCGTGGAACTTATGATTTCATCTGAGTACTGGAAAGAGCTGAGAGATCGAATGTCAGAGTCTCTCGTATTTGTATGCGAAACGGTGGAAGCTTGGCTTGTAAGTGATGGAGTCAGGCTGATGCCAAGAGACCTCCAAGATTGGACCGAGTACGACGACGAGTTCTGCCGTATGCTGGATAGCGCAGGAGTACGGTATCGAATCATTCCGCGCTCGATGCAGAATCTCGAGGATAGAGTCGCATATGTATGGTCAGAGTGGAAGAAGGCGTATACTCCGTAG
- a CDS encoding uncharacterized protein (BUSCO:EOG092D2N1K) → MASPVAAAKQQLRRLIKQRLSKVSQESVLGQSHTIFETLKNFKPYQDANRISVYLSMPVGEIQTDAIVRHALSSGKQVFVPYLHKSPLDEPGTPARVMDMVQLQDLQDYDGLQRDSWGIPSIDPATVHQRQRILGGPDMHKSDQSTLDLILMPGVAFDTDDKGCVRRLGHGKGFYDFFLNRYLAAKPHDEGEASSGPLLRFYGLALTEQLLDPATDAPVPMGQFDRKLHGLILGDGQIKLSPDIQSVSAS, encoded by the exons ATGGCCTCTCCCGTGGCTGCCGCAAAACAGCAGCTGAGGCGCCTTATCAAGCAGAGACTCTCCAAAGTCTCCCAAGAGTCCGTACTCGGCCAAA GTCACACAATATTTGAGACGCTTAAAAACTTCAAGCCCTACCAAGACGCCAACCGCATCAGCGTCTATCTCTCCATGCCTGTCGGAGAGATCCAGACCGACGCCATCGTCCGCCATGCCCTGAGCTCAGGAAAGCAGGTCTTTGTCCCATACCTGCACAAGTCGCCCCTCGATGAGCCCGGGACTCCAGCCCGTGTCATGGACATGGTGCAGCTGCAGGACCTCCAAGATTACGACGGCCTCCAGCGAGATTCTTGGGGTATTCCTAGTATCGACCCTGCGACGGTGCATCAGCGGCAGCGCATTCTCGGCGGTCCAGACATGCACAAGTCAGACCAGTCTACTTTGGACCTCATACTCATGCCGGGCGTCGCGTTTGATACCGACGACAAGGGCTGTGTACGGAGACTCGGCCACGGCAAAGGCTTCTACGATTTCTTTCTGAACAGGTACTTGGCTGCAAAGCCTCACGATGAGGGCGAAGCTAGCAGTGGCCCTTTGCTGCGCTTCTACGGCTTGGCTCTCAcggagcagcttctcgatcCGGCGACGGATGCGCCAGTGCCTATGGGTCAGTTTGACCGGAAGCTGCACGGTTTGATTCTAGGCGATGGTCAGATTAAGCTTTCACCGGATATTCAATCAGTAAGCGCTTCATGA
- a CDS encoding uncharacterized protein (BUSCO:EOG092D0UKN), producing the protein MAANGTQAGFAPSDVLGAVMTMRSGEQEAKKNAHEYLEQFQKSKDSWGTVIGILQSKAEPEATLFAAITLRGKITYDLITQVPPSELPALRNQILLLLKHYAAGPKPIRVQLCVCLAILAIQMKDWNDVLSSVVQSLSDSPESHACILDFLRVLPEEVTEGRKITLSEEDLAARTQALLGDNADQVVQLLINYSQSSPAASRNPLLMECITSWLREVPVGIIASSPLLEAIFHGVTSDECSQEAAECLCTMLRETADVDESQDIIQTLFPRIISLTPRIATLVAEEDTESLKSLTKVLATAAESWVVAIARQPTQFRPIVDAVLECAARDKDRDVIEHTFNFWYELKQYLVLERYIQGRLELVDVFSKLVDILLTHLRFPTPESGSETDLFDGDREQEEKFREFRHQMGDTLKDCCEVMGVTECLTKVLHAIQLWTQKYASQATEASVPHWQELEAPLFAMRALGRMVDKEEDIVLPQLMPLLVQMPSHEKLRFATIMVLGRYTEWTAAHPEYLEPQFNYIVNSFQSDSREITRAAALSLKFFCTDCKHLLSGQVLQLQTFYDQVLDKLPDLSKEEVTEGVSNVLAVQPISETYHLLKTYCDPLVQRLMTKANHATTDEGKLAVADHLQLITIFVQNVMPLVNPREENPAVKYWQEVFPILSTVLDNFLTFSPICERVCRCWRNMVISYRTAITPMLADMANKLASGFNVSREGCFLWVTSAILREFSEAREHVDPSIAENIYTFFEAQTTTFLRVMTELQPKELPDVIDDFFRLLIDALLYYPQKLIPSPLLVPIFEASIYALTLEQRDPLSSTLHFLRDLLSYGGDNPASSEGLPESAAASIRTIVKNLLSSHGENLVKQVMAGMMITFPRDCFADGSGVLLSLFELLPVQTTEWVSHTIQLLPQGTVSPEEANRLMVKIKERLASNEAGGIRHVRVLLQDFTNTYRRRNVAPRDGLGQLEATRFQFAG; encoded by the exons ATGGCTGCAAATGGCACGCAGGCGGGCTTTGCGCCGTCAGATGTTTTGGGAGCCGTCATGACGATGCGAAGCGGGGAACaggaagcaaagaagaatgCGCACGAATACTTGGAGCAGTTCCAGAAGTCG AAGGACTCTTGGGGGACTGTAATTGGAATCCTCCAATCCAAGGCTGAGCCCGAAGCGACTCTTTTTGCTGCCATCACGCTTCGCGGAAAG ATTACCTACGATCTCATAACTCAGGTTCCCCCTAGCGAGCTGCCCGCGCTTCGAAACCAAATTTTGCTCCTCTTGAAGCACTACGCCGCTGGCCCCAAGCCCATCCGAGTTCAACTATGCGTGTGCTTGGCGATTTTGGCGATCCAGATGAAGGATTGGAACGATGTGCTCTCCTCAGTCGTCCAGTCACTGAGCGACAGCCCCGAGAGCCATGCTTGTATTCTCGACTTTTTGCGAGTCCTTCCCGAGGAGGTGACTGAAGGTCGAAAAATTACCTTGTCT GAAGAAGATCTTGCGGCGCGGACACAAGCGCTGCTGGGAGATAACGCAGATCAAGTTGTACAGCTTCTTATCAACTATTCACAGTCTTCGC ctgctgcatctcgaaACCCGCTCCTTATGGAATGTATCACCTCGTGGCTTCGGGAGGTTCCCgtcggcatcatcgccagctcGCCTCTCCTGGAAGCTATTTTCCACGGCGTTACATCTGATGAATGTAGCCAGGAGGCTGCAGAGTGCCTGTGCACGATGCTCAGAGAGACCGCCGATGTTGATGAGTCCCAAGATATCATCCAAACTCTGTTCCCGCGAATCATCAGCCTTACACCGCGCATCGCCACCCTGGTCGCTGAAGAGGATACCGAATCGTTGAAGTCTCTAACCAAAGTGCTAGCAACTGCAGCGGAAAGCTGGGTAGTTGCCATCGCACGACAGCCGACTCAATTCCGCCCCATTGTCGATGCTGTCCTCGAATGTGCCGCTCGGGATAAGGATCGCGACGTTATCGAGCATACTTTCAACTTTTGGTACGAGCTCAAGCAATACCTGGTGCTGGAACGATATATACAGGGCAGGTTGGAGCTTGTGGACGTCTTCTCTAAACTTGTAGATATTCTACTCACGCATCTGCGATTCCCGACGCCGGAGTCGGGAAGCGAAACTGACTTGTTTGACGGGGACCGcgagcaagaggagaagtTTCGTGAATTTCGACACCAGATGGGCGACACACTCAAGGACTGCTGCGAGGTAATGGGCGTTACCGAGTGCCTTACCAAAGTACTTCATGCGATTCAGCTATGGACGCAAAAGTATGCCAGCCAGGCAACAGAGGCGTCAGTCCCACACTGGCAGGAGCTCGAGGCCCCCCTGTTCGCGATGCGCGCCCTCGGCCGCATGGTGGACAAGGAGGAAGACATTGTGCTTCCTCAGCTGATGCCGCTCCTTGTACAGATGCCCAGCCACGAGAAACTTCGATTTGCGACGATCATGGTGCTCGGGCGCTACACTGAATGGACTGCGGCACATCCCGAGTACTTGGAGCCTCAGTTCAATTATATTGTGAACTCTTTCCAATCCGACTCTCGAGAAATCACCCGGGCCGCGGCGCTGTCACTTAAGTTCTTCTGCACTGACTGCAAGCATCTTCTCAGCGGCCAAGTGCTACAGCTTCAGACGTTTTATGACCAAGTCTTGGATAAACTTCCTGATCTCAGTAAAGAAGAAGTCACTGAAGGTGTTTCAAATGTTCTCGCTGTTCAACCTATTTCAGAGACGTATCATCTGCTCAAGACGTACTGTGATCCGCTGGTCCAAAGGCTGATGACGAAGGCAAACCATGCGACCACAGACGAGGGGAAACTAGCAGTAGCGG ATCACCTGCAGCTCATTACCATCTTTGTGCAAAATGTGATGCCCCTAGTCAACCCTAGAGAAGAGAACCCTGCGGTCAAATACTGGCAAGAAGTCTTCCCCATCTTGTCTACTGTTCTCGACAACTTCCTCACATTTTCGCCAATTTGTGAAAGAGTGTGTCGGTGCTGGAGAAACATGGTCATTTCCTACAGGACGGCCATTACACCCATGCTTGCGGACATGGCAAATAAACTGGCTAGTGGTTTCAATGTCTCCAGAGAAGGCTGCTTCCTTTGGGTTACGTCAGCCATTCTGCGGGAGTTCTCTGAGGCGCGAGAGCACGTGGATCCGAGTATAGCCGAAAACATCTATACATTCTTTGAAGCGCAAACGACGACATTCCTGAGAGTCATGACCGAACTCCAGCCCAAGGAGCTGCCAGACGTGATTGACGATTTCTTCAGGTTACTCATCGATGCGCTGCTATACTACCCCCAGAAGCTCATTCCATCTCCGCTCTTGGTCCCCATCTTCGAAGCCTCCATCTACGCCTTGACTTTGGAACAGCGAGATCCTCTATCTTCTACTCTCCACTTCTTGAGAGATTTGCTGTCATATGGTGGCGACAATCCGGCTAGCAGTGAGGGGCTGCCGGAATCAGCTGCGGCGAGCATCAGGACGATTGTTAAGAacctcctcagcagccacgGAGAAAACCTGGTGAAACAAGTCATGGCAGGCATGATGATTACTTTCCCACGAGACTGCTTTGCGGATGGTAGCGGCGTTTTGCTCAGCCTCTTTGAACTTTTGCCTGTGCAGACGACTGAATGGGTTTCACACACTATTCAGCTTCTGCCTCAAGGCACCGTGTCTCCGGAGGAAGCCAACAGACTGATGGTCAAGATCAAGGAGCGACTGGCGTCTAATGAAGCAGGAGGGATCCGACATGTGAGAGTGCTGCTGCAAGACTTTACGAATACATATCGGCGCCGTAACGTTGCGCCTCGGGATGGCCTCGGGCAGCTCGAAGCAACCAGATTTCAATTTGCCGGATGA
- a CDS encoding uncharacterized protein (MEROPS:MER0001400~SECRETED:SignalP(1-20)) translates to MLFIPKLIIAFLAAVQSVAGFESSSESDDKIALIREPQAAAPSRFRIYDAPVDVSHFAGVQQRANVGAEQKIPLALAYLEHNHGIQAENVRITASVTNEDTGVSHVYARQTVDRVDMLDGVANINIDKHGRVISSSQTFAPVHQVREAMRSGYGRLTARSSQYDSLKGALQTLSRRVESEINDQELNSVHISAVESDKSQTPRFVIRGIPTSTAVDGMATAQQSTMRRPDGSLAHVWDFLLEQADHSWNARISIATGGVESLVDRRWRSGDYAPRHRVAADEVDGPKSAESRSSSKLQRRLSYVAIPITWQDPREGFEFIVNPESASSPYGWVTANSTAGNNAIAFKGSQAGVASETSPYVFAYSFNGTADPRVPQNVGAAIVNAFYVVNSIHDISYIYGFTEATFNFQDENFGRGGQGNDRITISIQDSAYINYADFATPPDGQSGRLRLFIYDLTHPDRDGGLENDIIAHECAIGIATRLTGGGTAACLQSRISRGMALGWGDAFAEWLEQTGAIADFTLGSYVTGDQRGIRSYPYSRSPAVNPLTYQDGPPSADVHLIGEVWANMLHNVLAALTDNYGWSDNFLVDSSGPSGNVVYMHLYMDGLSIQPCEPTFITARDAFIQAELNRYGGRHYCVIWRVFASKGLGYGAYQDYVNEYSVPPGC, encoded by the coding sequence ATGCTCTTCATACCGAAACTCATAATTGCCTTTCTGGCGGCGGTACAGAGTGTTGCCGGCTTTGAGAGCAGCTCAGAGTCTGACGATAAGATAGCTCTTATTCGTGAGccgcaagcagcagcccccTCTCGGTTCCGGATCTATGATGCTCCAGTGGATGTCTCACACTTTGCGGGCGTACAGCAGCGTGCCAATGTCGGCGCTGAGCAGAAGATCCCGCTTGCTTTGGCTTACTTGGAGCACAACCACGGGATCCAGGCAGAAAATGTCCGAATCACGGCTTCCGTCACCAATGAAGACACGGGAGTCAGTCATGTCTATGCCCGCCAGACAGTCGATCGGGTCGACATGCTCGATGGCGTCGCCAACATCAACATTGACAAGCACGGGAGGGTCATATCCTCGTCCCAGACCTTTGCACCAGTCCACCAAGTGCGCGAGGCAATGCGCTCGGGATATGGTCGTCTGACAGCTCGCAGTTCCCAGTATGACTCGCTCAAAGGAGCATTACAGACATTGAGTAGGCGCGTCGAATCAGAAATTAATGACCAGGAACTCAACAGCGTCCATATCTCGGCGGTGGAATCCGACAAGTCTCAGACCCCCAGGTTCGTCATCAGAGGGATTCCTACCAGCACTGCCGTCGACGGCATGGCCACGGCGCAGCAGTCAACAATGCGAAGACCAGATGGTTCTTTGGCCCATGTATGGGATTTTCTGCTCGAGCAGGCAGACCACTCGTGGAACGCGAGAATCAGCATAGCGACGGGAGGCGTCGAGTCGCTTGTTGATCGGAGATGGCGCTCTGGTGATTACGCCCCACGCCATCGAGTGGCTGCGGATGAGGTCGACGGTCCCAAATCCGCAGAGTCTAGAAGTAGCAGCAAGCTGCAGAGGCGGCTGTCGTACGTAGCGATTCCCATTACCTGGCAAGACCCTCGGGAGGGGTTCGAGTTTATCGTGAACCCGGAAAGCGCATCAAGCCCCTACGGCTGGGTCACTGCGAACTCAACTGCGGGCAACAACGCGATCGCCTTCAAGGGGTCTCAAGCTGGCGTTGCTTCGGAGACCAGCCCCTACGTCTTTGCCTACAGCTTCAACGGGACAGCCGACCCGCGCGTCCCCCAGAATGTTGGCGCAGCTATTGTAAATGCCTTTTACGTTGTCAACAGCATCCATGACATATCGTATATATATGGGTTTACGGAAGCCACTTTTAACTTTCAGGACGAGAATTTCGGCAGAGGAGGGCAGGGCAACGATCGCATCACCATCTCCATACAGGATTCCGCCTACATCAACTATGCAGATTTTGCTACGCCACCAGATGGACAGAGTGGCCGGCTTCGCCTCTTTATCTACGATCTCACCCATCCAGACCGTGATGGCGGTTTAGAGAACGATATCATTGCCCATGAGTGCGCCATTGGCATTGCAACTCGCCTTACGGGTGGCGGTACTGCAGCCTGCCTCCAGAGCCGTATTTCAAGAGGAATGGCTCTGGGCTGGGGCGATGCATTTGCGGAATGGCTCGAGCAGACGGGCGCTATTGCAGACTTTACGCTGGGCAGCTATGTGACGGGTGACCAACGAGGCATTCGATCCTACCCTTACTCCAGAAGTCCGGCTGTCAACCCGCTCACATATCAGGATGGACCACCTTCGGCGGACGTGCATCTTATTGGAGAAGTATGGGCGAATATGCTGCACAACGTCCTGGCTGCTTTGACGGATAACTACGGCTGGAGTGATAATTTCTTGGTTGATTCTAGTGGACCCTCGGGCAACGTTGTTTATATGCATCTGTACATGGACGGCCTGAGCATCCAGCCTTGCGAGCCGACCTTCATCACCGCACGCGATGCCTTCATACAAGCCGAGCTGAACAGGTACGGCGGCCGTCACTACTGCGTCATCTGGCGTGTGTTTGCGAGCAAGGGGCTTGGATATGGTGCCTACCAGGATTATGTGAATGAATATTCAGTCCCGCCAGGCtgctag
- a CDS encoding uncharacterized protein (TransMembrane:1 (n4-16c21/22o45-66i)) — protein sequence MYSVGCVFIALVAVFLRKIEEKPSGGFLLGTLPKCCGRFLHVVGLLLYVVARLVILFEMFWTLLFLPPGAYVSSRTFYN from the coding sequence ATGTACTCTGTTGGCTGTGTGTTCATCGCCTTGGTGGCCGTCTTCTTGCGCAAGATTGAAGAGAAGCCCAGCGGCGGGTTCTTGCTTGGAACGCTGCCGAAATGTTGCGGCAGATTTTTGCACGTCGTTGGCCTGTTGCTCTACGTTGTTGCGCGACTGGTTATCCTGTTTGAGATGTTTTGGACTCTGCTCTTTCTGCCCCCCGGGGCTTATGTTTCTAGCCGGACATTTTACAACTGA